A DNA window from Hoplias malabaricus isolate fHopMal1 chromosome 5, fHopMal1.hap1, whole genome shotgun sequence contains the following coding sequences:
- the LOC136697821 gene encoding histone H4: MSGRGKGGKGLGKGGAKRHRKVLRDNIQGITKPAIRRLARRGGVKRISGLIYEETRGVLKVFLENVIRDAVTYTEHAKRKTVTAMDVVYALKRQGRTLYGFGG, translated from the coding sequence ATGTCTGGAAGAGGCAAGGGCGGCAAGGGACTCGGAAAAGGAGGCGCTAAGCGTCATCGTAAAGTGCTTCGCGATAACATCCAGGGCATCACCAAGCCCGCCATTCGCCGTTTAGCTCGTCGTGGTGGTGTCAAGCGTATCTCCGGCCTGATCTACGAGGAAACTCGTGGTGTGCTGAAAGTGTTCCTGGAGAACGTGATTAGGGATGCCGTCACTTACACTGAGCACGCCAAGAGGAAGACTGTCACCGCCATGGATGTGGTGTACGCTCTGAAACGCCAAGGACGCACTCTGTACGGCTTCGGAGGTTAA
- the LOC136696871 gene encoding histone H2B 1/2, protein MPEPAKSAPKKGSKKAVTKTAGKGGKKRKRTRKESYAIYVYKVLKQVHPDTGISSKAMGIMNSFVNDIFERIAGEASRLAHYNKRSTITSREIQTAVRLLLPGELAKHAVSEGTKAVTKYTSSK, encoded by the coding sequence ATGCCTGAGCCAGCCAAGTCTGCCCCGAAGAAGGGATCCAAGAAAGCTGTCACCAAGACGGCCGGCAAAGGTGGAAAGAAGCGCAAGCGCACCAGGAAGGAGAGCTACGCTATCTACGTGTATAAGGTGCTGAAGCAGGTTCACCCAGACACCGGGATCTCCTCCAAGGCCATGGGGATCATGAACTCGTTCGTTAACGACATCTTCGAGCGTATTGCCGGTGAGGCTTCACGTTTGGCTCACTACAACAAGCGTTCCACCATCACCTCCAGGGAGATTCAGACAGCCGTGCGTCTGCTTCTTCCCGGAGAGCTGGCCAAGCACGCCGTTTCCGAGGGCACCAAAGCTGTCACCAAGTACACCAGTTCCAAGTAA